A region from the Campylobacter subantarcticus LMG 24377 genome encodes:
- a CDS encoding c-type cytochrome has product MFRLFIISILFANSLLAFNIKSLFTYTFNDNISYDLEKAKKIYFKNKCNTCHGENGEKNSYGKRALKDLSPEEIKGALKDYANGYFENKSSDNIQMSLYAKKLNDNDMNHIIAYLKGQNFSIELNQKDLLEEEPAPKTKNNIFLK; this is encoded by the coding sequence ATGTTTCGCTTGTTTATTATAAGTATTTTATTTGCCAATTCGCTATTGGCTTTTAATATAAAATCTTTATTTACCTATACTTTTAATGATAATATTAGTTATGACTTAGAAAAAGCTAAAAAAATATATTTTAAAAATAAATGCAACACTTGTCATGGAGAAAATGGTGAAAAAAATTCTTATGGCAAAAGAGCTCTTAAGGATTTGAGTCCAGAAGAAATCAAAGGTGCTTTGAAAGATTATGCTAATGGTTATTTTGAAAATAAATCAAGTGATAATATTCAAATGAGTTTATATGCTAAAAAACTAAATGATAATGATATGAATCACATCATAGCTTATTTAAAGGGGCAGAATTTTTCTATAGAACTTAATCAAAAAGATCTTTTAGAAGAAGAACCTGCTCCCAAAACAAAAAATAATATATTTTTAAAATAA
- a CDS encoding ABC transporter substrate-binding protein, with protein MKKISIAILSIIACNIIQAKEINIGVVLPLTGATAAYGQSALDGIKIANFMKNTLSNGDKVNLVVVDTKGDKIESANASARLISQNKAYALIGEMLTANTLQVIRIGEEKKIPVVAPAATADKILNKKLYASRVCFMDSFQGSSLATYVKNKLNYTKAVIISDQSTDYSLGLTRAFEKEFNKQGGKILDKFRITAGDKDFKAILSQIKNLKPDFIFLPIYYTEASLFARQAKAMGINIPMGSADGVADETFINLAQEAAEGYLFTDSFDYNNPPTQLSKDFILAYENEKQSKEVPNFTAMGADAYFVIFEAMQKCINDFNSECINNNIHATSKFEGVSGVISIDKSGNAARSIVIKSIENQKQVYKDTILP; from the coding sequence ATGAAAAAAATCAGTATAGCTATATTATCTATCATAGCTTGCAATATTATACAAGCAAAAGAAATTAACATTGGCGTAGTTTTACCTCTAACAGGAGCAACTGCTGCTTATGGACAAAGCGCCTTAGATGGAATAAAAATTGCCAATTTTATGAAAAACACTTTAAGCAATGGCGATAAAGTAAATTTAGTTGTGGTCGATACAAAGGGCGATAAAATAGAAAGTGCGAATGCCAGTGCAAGATTGATTTCACAAAATAAAGCTTATGCGCTTATTGGCGAAATGCTAACAGCTAATACTCTACAAGTGATAAGAATCGGTGAAGAGAAAAAGATTCCGGTGGTTGCTCCTGCGGCTACTGCTGATAAAATTTTAAATAAAAAATTATATGCTAGTAGAGTTTGTTTTATGGATAGTTTCCAAGGTTCATCTTTGGCTACTTATGTAAAAAATAAACTAAATTATACCAAGGCTGTAATTATTAGCGATCAAAGTACGGATTATTCTTTGGGTTTAACTAGAGCCTTTGAAAAAGAATTTAATAAACAAGGTGGAAAAATTTTAGATAAATTTAGAATTACAGCAGGTGATAAAGATTTTAAAGCCATTCTTTCACAAATTAAAAATTTAAAACCTGATTTTATTTTTCTTCCAATATATTACACAGAAGCTTCTTTATTTGCACGCCAAGCAAAAGCAATGGGTATAAATATCCCTATGGGTTCAGCAGATGGGGTTGCCGATGAAACCTTTATCAATCTAGCTCAAGAAGCAGCTGAAGGATATTTATTTACTGATAGTTTTGATTATAACAATCCGCCAACACAGCTTTCAAAAGACTTCATACTAGCCTATGAAAATGAAAAACAAAGCAAAGAAGTTCCAAATTTCACAGCCATGGGTGCGGATGCGTATTTTGTGATTTTTGAGGCTATGCAAAAATGTATTAATGATTTTAATAGTGAATGTATCAATAATAATATCCACGCTACTTCAAAATTTGAAGGAGTTAGCGGGGTAATTAGCATTGATAAATCAGGTAATGCCGCACGTTCAATTGTTATAAAATCAATAGAAAATCAAAAACAAGTTTATAAAGATACGATTCTTCCGTAA
- a CDS encoding bacteriohemerythrin: MLPKWCDKYSIHNDEIDKQHKKLFELAANVEMISDKPVHKGQIKFLLADFFNYMKEHFTEEEKYMAKIGYPELANHQKIHKSIIQSMIDLIQNIKSTNDLKEKLNIIASKWLLEHILREDMKIEKWHQAQLNKNKSTPATENTQEIYEYICSCMDKIHKVPFDVHQKIQKTNASYKCKTCQEAIKQK; this comes from the coding sequence ATGCTACCAAAATGGTGCGATAAATACAGTATTCACAATGATGAAATTGATAAACAACATAAAAAACTTTTCGAACTTGCTGCCAATGTTGAGATGATTTCAGATAAACCCGTTCACAAAGGACAAATCAAATTTTTACTTGCAGATTTTTTTAACTATATGAAAGAGCATTTTACCGAAGAAGAAAAATATATGGCAAAAATAGGTTATCCTGAACTTGCTAATCATCAAAAAATTCACAAAAGTATTATTCAATCCATGATAGATTTAATTCAAAATATCAAAAGCACTAATGATTTAAAAGAAAAACTTAATATAATTGCATCTAAATGGCTTTTAGAGCATATCTTAAGAGAGGATATGAAGATAGAAAAATGGCATCAAGCACAGCTAAATAAAAACAAATCTACACCAGCCACTGAAAATACACAAGAAATTTATGAATACATTTGCTCATGCATGGATAAAATTCACAAAGTTCCCTTTGATGTGCATCAAAAAATTCAAAAAACCAACGCAAGTTACAAATGCAAGACTTGCCAAGAAGCAATAAAACAAAAATAA
- a CDS encoding branched-chain amino acid ABC transporter permease yields MVARKIIHLSFFIIALAFLFISPYFFNDYKMGILSNIAIFVILAVSYNLINGVTGQFSLEPNGFVAIGAYVTALVLLTSESKIDQFSLEDPSSFILMIHSPSFIVALLAAGLCAMLLSLVLAFAVFRVRGDYLAIVTLGFGIIIKLVAINFASITNGSLGLNDIPKHTTLYWSGGIAIFSVIIILNIVSSKFGRAMKAVRDDEDAALAMGINTFNIKTLAFSTSAFLEGVGGGLLACALASVSPEQFDFLFTFQLLIIIVLGGLGSTTGAIIGAILVIGGSEYLRFLDESMNIFGYETPAMPGLRMVVFSVILILVMLFARRGIMGDKELTDILFKFSKRKKK; encoded by the coding sequence ATGGTTGCAAGAAAAATTATACATTTAAGTTTTTTTATCATAGCACTTGCTTTTCTTTTTATATCTCCTTATTTTTTCAATGATTATAAAATGGGAATTTTAAGTAATATTGCTATTTTTGTAATCTTAGCAGTAAGTTATAATCTTATTAATGGAGTTACAGGGCAATTTTCATTAGAACCAAATGGCTTTGTAGCTATAGGAGCTTATGTTACAGCTTTAGTTTTGCTTACAAGTGAAAGCAAAATCGATCAGTTTTCCTTAGAAGATCCAAGTAGTTTTATCTTGATGATACATTCGCCAAGTTTTATTGTAGCTTTACTTGCTGCTGGACTTTGTGCTATGCTTTTATCTTTAGTTTTAGCTTTTGCAGTATTTAGAGTTCGAGGAGATTATTTAGCTATTGTAACACTAGGTTTTGGTATTATCATCAAACTGGTGGCGATTAACTTTGCTTCTATTACAAATGGCTCTTTAGGTTTAAATGATATTCCTAAGCATACTACCTTATACTGGAGTGGTGGGATTGCTATATTTTCTGTTATTATCATATTAAACATTGTTAGTTCAAAATTTGGTAGAGCCATGAAAGCTGTAAGAGATGATGAGGATGCGGCATTAGCAATGGGCATAAATACCTTTAATATCAAAACCCTAGCTTTTAGCACTTCAGCATTTTTAGAAGGTGTTGGAGGAGGCTTGTTAGCTTGTGCGCTAGCTTCAGTTTCACCTGAGCAATTTGACTTTTTATTTACTTTCCAACTTTTAATCATCATTGTTTTGGGTGGTTTAGGCTCAACTACCGGTGCTATCATAGGTGCTATTTTGGTGATAGGCGGAAGTGAATATTTGAGATTTTTAGATGAAAGTATGAATATTTTTGGCTATGAAACTCCTGCTATGCCTGGTCTTAGAATGGTTGTATTTTCTGTTATATTAATTTTAGTAATGCTTTTTGCAAGAAGAGGAATAATGGGCGATAAAGAATTAACAGATATTTTATTTAAGTTTTCTAAAAGGAAGAAAAAATGA
- a CDS encoding branched-chain amino acid ABC transporter permease: protein MDSSLILQQIINGFSLGSMYALIAIGYTMVYGVLRLINFAHGDIMMVGAYSALFCVTSMNIPFLGALSLAMLFAAALGIAIDRVAYKPLRKAPRISLLITAIGISFLIQNVFNVLFGSTPKYFPVPSYFETVMNFNNISISINSILVPILTFFILLVVLFILYKSKYGIAIRALAFDIHTVNLMGIDANRIIAIVFALGSALAAIGGIFWAVSYPSVEPSMGTLIGLKAFGAAVLGGIGSVAGAVLGGLIIGFTEVVVVAIFPDLSGFKDAFAFIFLVLILLFKPTGILGINFEKSRF from the coding sequence ATGGATAGTTCTTTAATTTTACAGCAAATTATAAATGGTTTTAGCTTAGGTAGCATGTATGCACTTATTGCTATAGGCTATACAATGGTCTATGGCGTTTTAAGATTGATCAATTTTGCACATGGTGATATCATGATGGTAGGTGCATATTCGGCTTTATTTTGTGTTACAAGTATGAATATACCTTTTTTAGGTGCTCTTTCTTTGGCTATGTTATTTGCGGCAGCTTTAGGTATAGCTATTGATAGAGTAGCTTATAAACCTTTAAGAAAAGCACCTAGAATTTCTTTACTTATCACAGCCATAGGTATAAGTTTTTTAATACAAAATGTGTTTAATGTCTTATTTGGCTCAACTCCAAAATATTTTCCTGTACCAAGTTATTTTGAAACAGTGATGAATTTCAATAATATCAGCATTAGTATCAATAGTATTTTAGTGCCTATTTTAACATTTTTCATATTATTAGTAGTTTTATTCATACTTTATAAAAGCAAATATGGCATTGCTATTAGAGCTTTAGCTTTTGATATTCATACTGTAAATTTAATGGGTATTGATGCAAATCGTATTATTGCTATTGTTTTTGCATTAGGTTCAGCTTTAGCTGCTATTGGTGGTATTTTTTGGGCTGTTAGTTATCCTTCTGTTGAACCTAGCATGGGAACCCTTATAGGACTCAAAGCCTTTGGTGCTGCTGTTTTAGGTGGTATTGGTTCGGTTGCTGGAGCAGTTTTAGGTGGTTTGATTATAGGATTTACAGAAGTTGTTGTAGTTGCTATTTTTCCTGATCTTTCTGGTTTTAAAGATGCTTTTGCATTTATCTTTTTAGTATTAATTTTACTTTTTAAGCCAACCGGAATTTTGGGCATAAATTTTGAAAAAAGTAGGTTTTAA
- a CDS encoding high-affinity branched-chain amino acid transporter, ATP-binding protein, whose protein sequence is MLVVKDLHVYYGLIEAVKGIDFTIKTGSIVSLIGSNGAGKTSTLSAMLNCVKKTGEVTFLGYDTQRHLPHTLVQKGIALVPEGRRVFINLTIEENLKIGAFNNAENYEHLKNQMYRLFPRLKDKKNALAGTLSGGEAQMLAISRALMSEPKLLMLDEPSLGLAPKIVGEVFDIIVKLKEEGITILLVEQNAFSALKISDYAYVLENGKIAMHAPGKDLIGNDEIRKKYLGA, encoded by the coding sequence ATGCTAGTAGTTAAGGATTTACATGTTTATTATGGTTTAATAGAAGCTGTTAAAGGTATTGATTTTACCATAAAAACAGGAAGTATAGTTAGCTTAATAGGTTCAAATGGCGCAGGAAAAACATCAACACTTAGTGCAATGTTAAATTGTGTTAAAAAAACCGGTGAAGTAACCTTTTTAGGCTATGATACTCAAAGACACCTACCTCACACTCTAGTTCAAAAAGGTATTGCTTTAGTGCCCGAAGGAAGAAGAGTTTTTATCAATCTCACCATAGAAGAAAATTTAAAAATCGGTGCTTTTAATAATGCAGAAAATTATGAGCATTTAAAAAATCAAATGTATAGACTTTTCCCAAGATTAAAAGATAAAAAAAATGCATTAGCAGGAACTTTAAGTGGCGGAGAAGCCCAAATGCTAGCTATCTCAAGAGCACTTATGAGTGAGCCAAAACTTTTAATGCTTGATGAGCCTTCATTAGGTCTTGCTCCAAAAATAGTTGGAGAGGTTTTTGATATTATAGTCAAATTAAAAGAAGAAGGAATCACTATTTTATTAGTAGAACAAAATGCATTTTCAGCTTTAAAAATCAGCGATTATGCTTATGTTTTAGAAAATGGCAAAATCGCCATGCATGCACCCGGAAAAGATCTTATCGGTAATGATGAGATTAGAAAAAAATACCTTGGAGCTTAA
- a CDS encoding major outer membrane protein: MKLVKLSLVAALAAGAFSAANAVSLEEAIKDVDVSGMFRYRFQSDRLEQGDTIDNGYNSSKNNTHNYKAQLNFKAALDDNFKAFVQFQYTSKDSGFGQGTTGTDTGSTFAVQQAYLEYTNEAYATSIAFGKMEVGSIWTDDAVGTGSKIINNSIEGLTFAGFWFDAFNWNNDGDYTDTKLPKSSLYGAAVLGDFDPFAFQLWAAYSASNAFLYAVDASYKFAFNDMNFKIQGQYLGNSLESDFEKFYENGVDDGNFYAAKFSGQISAFDFQAGVIGYGEKDKITVVTLEDTGRVIAPAKQIFYSDGSKLTGDMGENFFYFAGLGYTFAETLRVGFDYTGGSTEYAAGRADTDKNEYTASVSYAYSPKLTFSGFYSFLTEDLNTNGEDDKKDQFIRLEALYKF, translated from the coding sequence ATGAAACTAGTTAAACTTAGTTTAGTAGCAGCTTTAGCTGCAGGTGCTTTTTCAGCAGCTAATGCTGTTTCACTTGAAGAAGCTATAAAAGATGTTGATGTATCAGGAATGTTTAGATACAGATTCCAATCTGATAGATTAGAGCAAGGTGATACAATTGACAATGGTTACAATAGCTCTAAAAACAACACACACAATTATAAAGCTCAATTAAATTTTAAAGCAGCTTTAGATGATAATTTTAAAGCTTTTGTTCAATTCCAATATACTTCAAAAGATTCTGGTTTTGGTCAAGGAACAACAGGAACAGATACTGGTTCTACATTTGCTGTTCAACAAGCTTACTTAGAATATACTAACGAAGCTTATGCTACAAGCATTGCTTTTGGTAAAATGGAAGTTGGTTCAATCTGGACTGATGATGCTGTAGGAACAGGTAGTAAAATTATCAATAACTCTATCGAAGGTTTAACTTTTGCTGGTTTTTGGTTTGATGCTTTCAACTGGAACAATGACGGAGATTATACAGATACAAAATTACCTAAATCATCACTATATGGTGCAGCTGTATTAGGTGATTTTGATCCATTTGCTTTCCAATTATGGGCAGCATATTCAGCAAGCAATGCTTTCTTATATGCAGTAGATGCTAGTTATAAATTCGCATTTAATGATATGAATTTTAAAATTCAAGGTCAATACTTAGGAAATAGCCTAGAAAGTGATTTTGAAAAATTTTATGAAAATGGTGTAGATGATGGTAACTTCTATGCTGCTAAATTCAGCGGACAAATCTCTGCCTTTGATTTCCAAGCAGGTGTTATCGGCTATGGTGAAAAAGATAAAATTACTGTAGTTACTTTAGAGGATACAGGTAGAGTAATAGCTCCAGCTAAACAAATTTTCTATTCAGATGGTAGTAAATTAACTGGGGACATGGGTGAAAACTTCTTCTATTTTGCAGGTTTAGGTTATACTTTTGCTGAAACCTTAAGAGTAGGATTTGACTATACTGGTGGTTCAACTGAATATGCAGCAGGTAGAGCTGATACTGACAAAAACGAATATACAGCAAGTGTATCTTATGCTTATAGTCCAAAACTTACATTTAGTGGATTTTATTCTTTCTTAACTGAAGATTTAAACACTAATGGTGAAGATGATAAAAAAGATCAATTCATCAGACTTGAAGCTTTATACAAATTCTAA
- a CDS encoding ABC transporter substrate-binding protein: protein MKKNLLLASLLYASSIYAAEVKIGVVLPLTGALAAYGNDVYEGIKLANTLNPNLKNGDSIKIITIDTKGDKIEAANATTRLISQDKVLGLIGEAVTPNTMQVLSIAEERKVPAIAPVASGDKLLDKKSYASRVCFMDSFQGNKFANYTYKDLNLKSVVVIVDQSNVYSLGLARAFEKEFKKNGGKVLKKLTISSGDKDFKAIVSQLKSINPDFVYMPIYHPEAALIARQAKAIGFNKLLSAGDGVNNKTFIELGGDAVNGVIFTDSFDYNNPPTTLSKKFIDAYEKDHGTKELPAFSAMGADAYYVMINAMNECSNNLNTQCINDKIHSTSNFEGVGGVISIDASGNASRSVIIKEIQEQKQVYKTIINP, encoded by the coding sequence ATGAAAAAAAATCTACTATTAGCTAGCTTACTTTATGCTAGTTCAATTTATGCCGCAGAAGTAAAAATAGGTGTTGTTTTACCACTTACCGGTGCTTTAGCAGCTTATGGTAATGATGTATACGAGGGTATTAAACTAGCCAATACTTTAAATCCAAACTTAAAAAATGGAGATAGTATTAAAATCATAACCATTGACACAAAAGGTGATAAAATAGAAGCAGCAAATGCCACTACAAGACTTATCTCTCAAGATAAAGTTTTAGGGCTCATAGGTGAAGCTGTTACACCAAACACTATGCAAGTTTTATCTATAGCTGAAGAAAGAAAAGTTCCAGCTATAGCTCCAGTTGCTTCAGGTGATAAGCTTTTAGATAAAAAAAGCTACGCTAGTAGAGTTTGCTTTATGGATAGTTTTCAAGGAAATAAATTTGCAAACTATACTTATAAAGATTTAAATTTAAAAAGTGTAGTTGTGATAGTTGATCAAAGCAATGTATATTCACTAGGCTTAGCAAGGGCTTTTGAAAAAGAATTCAAAAAAAATGGTGGAAAAGTGCTTAAAAAATTAACTATTTCTTCAGGCGATAAAGACTTTAAAGCTATTGTTTCACAACTTAAAAGTATCAACCCTGATTTTGTTTATATGCCAATTTATCATCCAGAGGCTGCTTTAATAGCAAGACAAGCAAAAGCAATTGGTTTTAATAAACTTTTAAGTGCAGGAGATGGGGTAAATAATAAAACATTTATCGAGCTTGGTGGTGATGCTGTAAACGGAGTAATCTTTACTGATAGTTTTGATTACAATAACCCTCCAACAACTCTATCTAAAAAATTCATTGATGCTTATGAAAAAGATCATGGCACCAAAGAACTTCCTGCATTTTCTGCTATGGGAGCTGATGCTTATTATGTAATGATAAATGCAATGAATGAATGCTCTAATAATTTAAATACACAATGCATTAATGATAAAATTCATTCAACCAGTAATTTTGAAGGTGTAGGTGGAGTCATAAGTATAGATGCTAGTGGCAATGCAAGTCGTTCTGTAATTATAAAAGAAATACAAGAACAAAAACAAGTTTATAAAACTATTATTAATCCTTGA
- a CDS encoding high-affinity branched-chain amino acid transporter, ATP-binding protein, producing the protein MILELKEIHKNFGGVNAIANTSFAIKESEIFGLIGPNGAGKTTLFNIITGNYKPSSGEVFFLGKKIDHLKPHKIVHLGIARTFQNIRLFSSMSVLENVLIGFDKSIKYNIFEAFLHLGRFSKVEKNAKKAAYEILEQLNIAYLANEKATSLSYGQQRKVEIARALATNPKLLLLDEPAAGMNSTESDDLAELIFNIRDSKKISVLLIEHDMKFVNKLCDRVMVLDYGKTIFEGKPNDAVQNPEVISAYLGDFNASS; encoded by the coding sequence ATGATTTTAGAACTTAAAGAAATTCATAAAAATTTTGGTGGAGTTAATGCTATAGCAAATACTTCATTTGCCATTAAAGAAAGTGAAATTTTTGGACTTATAGGCCCAAATGGTGCAGGAAAAACCACACTATTTAATATTATTACAGGAAATTATAAGCCAAGTAGCGGAGAAGTCTTTTTTCTAGGAAAAAAAATTGATCATTTAAAACCACACAAAATAGTTCATCTGGGTATAGCAAGAACTTTTCAAAACATCAGACTTTTTTCAAGCATGAGTGTTTTAGAAAATGTATTGATTGGCTTTGATAAGAGTATTAAATATAATATTTTTGAAGCTTTTTTACACCTTGGAAGATTTTCCAAAGTAGAAAAAAATGCGAAAAAAGCAGCTTATGAAATTTTAGAACAACTCAATATTGCTTATTTAGCCAATGAAAAAGCTACTAGTTTAAGCTATGGTCAGCAAAGAAAAGTTGAAATAGCAAGAGCCTTAGCAACAAATCCTAAGCTTTTATTGCTAGATGAACCTGCAGCAGGTATGAATTCTACAGAAAGTGATGATTTAGCTGAGTTAATTTTTAACATAAGAGATAGCAAAAAAATTAGTGTTTTGCTTATTGAGCATGATATGAAATTTGTGAATAAGCTTTGTGATAGAGTTATGGTGCTTGATTATGGTAAGACTATTTTTGAGGGAAAACCAAACGATGCGGTGCAAAACCCTGAAGTAATTAGTGCATATTTGGGAGATTTTAATGCTAGTAGTTAA
- a CDS encoding ribbon-helix-helix domain protein produces the protein MNKRYTLTLSEELYKRLSQTAKFSKKKKAAILRNALENYLDEMEDFAPAIEALEDLKDGDSKKLDSIIKKLKC, from the coding sequence ATGAATAAACGATATACTTTAACCCTTTCAGAAGAACTTTATAAACGTTTAAGTCAAACTGCAAAATTTTCTAAAAAGAAAAAAGCTGCAATTTTACGCAATGCTTTAGAAAATTATCTTGATGAAATGGAAGATTTTGCACCTGCTATAGAAGCTTTAGAAGATCTAAAAGATGGAGATAGTAAAAAACTAGATAGTATTATCAAAAAATTAAAATGCTAA